The region CATCCCGCCGCCGTCGGGTCGCGCCGCCGTCAGGGCAACGCTCCGCCCCTGCAACAGGATCGGGAACGGTGGTGCCGCTACGTCGCCCGCATCCCTCAGATCCCAGATCGGAGCGTCGAGCTGCTTCTCCTGCTGGAACCCGTCGGATGCCAGACTCTGCTCGTCCTATGCCTGATGGCCGCGCACCCCGCCCCGTGCCCCCCAAGCGACGATCCAGGGGGTTGTTGTGGCGTTTATTAGGCGGATCAGCCTCTGCTCAGACAGCCTCTCCTCGTCCATCGTCTTCTCAACCATCCTCCCGTTCAGATTCTCGACCATCGTCTCGGACAGCGCCGCCGCGATCGCACCGATCTACCGCCCTAGACCGTCCATCCAGTAACGATCCGCACCGCAAACGTCGGGTGCCCGCTCCTCAAGCAGCTTCTCGAACGACTGGGCCAGGGCGATCGCCCCAACCAGGTCGCCCCGTGCGACGGCGAGGACGGCCCAATCCTGTCCTGCTTTACCTCGTGCGGCTGTTGATCCTTGTGGTAGGCATTGGTGCCATTGTTGGCACGCTACTGTCTGTGTTTAACCCTACGGTGAACTACGCCGAGGGACAAGATACCCCAGCAGCCATGGCTGATCCGGCGAATACATCGAGCTCCAATCTGGGAGCTACGAATCTAGCCTCGACCCTTGTGCCCCTTGATCTCAGTCAATCGATGACGGACTTAGAGCGGCAAGTGCGTGACCTAGCTGTCCCCTACCCAGACCTAACTCCCGGTGTATTTGTTTTAGACTTCGATACCGGTAACTACCTAGATATCAACGGACGCCAAGTCATTCCGGCCGCTAGCATCATTAAAATACCTATCTTGGTTGCCTTTTTTCAAGATGTGGATGCTGGCACCATTCAGATGACGGAAACGCTAACGCTGACCGAAGCAGACGTCGCTGAGGGATCCGGGGATCTACAATTTCACAGCGTAGGTTCAGAGTACAGTGCCTTGGAAACGGCCTCTCTGATGATTGTGATTAGCGACAATACCGCCACCAATATGCTGATTCGTCGCATGGGTGGCGTAGAAACGCTCAACCAACGCTTCCAATCCTGGGGGCTGGAAAATACCATCTTGCGCGATTGGTTACCCGATCTAGCGGGAACCAACACCACCACCCCCTACGAAATGGTAGAACTCATGACCCGCCTGAGCCGAGGCGAGTTGCTATCCTTGCGATCGCGCGATCGCTTGTTTGATATCATGCGTCGCACCTACACCGATACCCTCATTCCTGCTGGGGTCAACGACCCTAGCGCCACCATTGCTCACAAAACCGGTGATATTGGTGCCATGGTTGGAGATGTGGGCACGGTGGATACCCCCCGTGGCAATCGCTATGGTGTTGCTGTCATGATGAGCCGTCCCCATAACGATAGTCGCGCCCAAGAGCTGATTCGATTGATCAATGGGGCAATCTATGAATACCTAACGCGATCGCCCCAGACCACCATCAATCTTGATTCCCAAACCGAAGCGACCCAGGGCGGTCAAGCGCTGCCCTCAGGAGGCAATGCCCAAGTGTCTACTACTGAACCAAATCCTAATTAGACCTCTCATTGGATTATGTGAAGACACCTTAGATTGACCCGCAATGCTCTTGAGCAAACTTCCGTACTTGATAGTGGCGAGATTCGAGCAGCTCATAGGTCGATCCCATCGCCTGGGAAAACTCTGCCTCGACTCCCGTAAGCACAGCCTCAGGAATCGCCTGCCATTCGTCAAAGCTATTCCAGCGGATGATAGTCACCACCTCAGTGACGTCATTGGGGTTGATCAACACGTCTTTGCCCAAAAAACCGGGATACTGAGCTAGGGTACGCGTCCAGATGGCATGATCTTGCTGCACAAATCGTTCTCGTTCACTATCGTTGACCCGGAAGCGTAGCCATTCAATCTCCATGCTCACGCG is a window of Candidatus Obscuribacterales bacterium DNA encoding:
- a CDS encoding serine hydrolase, translating into MVESGHQSRSSRRRRVAPPSGQRSAPATGSGTVVPLRRPHPSDPRSERRAASPAGTRRMPDSARPMPDGRAPRPVPPKRRSRGLLWRLLGGSASAQTASPRPSSSQPSSRSDSRPSSRTAPPRSHRSTALDRPSSNDPHRKRRVPAPQAASRTTGPGRSPQPGRPVRRRGRPNPVLLYLVRLLILVVGIGAIVGTLLSVFNPTVNYAEGQDTPAAMADPANTSSSNLGATNLASTLVPLDLSQSMTDLERQVRDLAVPYPDLTPGVFVLDFDTGNYLDINGRQVIPAASIIKIPILVAFFQDVDAGTIQMTETLTLTEADVAEGSGDLQFHSVGSEYSALETASLMIVISDNTATNMLIRRMGGVETLNQRFQSWGLENTILRDWLPDLAGTNTTTPYEMVELMTRLSRGELLSLRSRDRLFDIMRRTYTDTLIPAGVNDPSATIAHKTGDIGAMVGDVGTVDTPRGNRYGVAVMMSRPHNDSRAQELIRLINGAIYEYLTRSPQTTINLDSQTEATQGGQALPSGGNAQVSTTEPNPN
- a CDS encoding TIGR03792 family protein, encoding MEIEWLRFRVNDSERERFVQQDHAIWTRTLAQYPGFLGKDVLINPNDVTEVVTIIRWNSFDEWQAIPEAVLTGVEAEFSQAMGSTYELLESRHYQVRKFAQEHCGSI